The Deltaproteobacteria bacterium DNA segment CGGCAGACAAACAATTGGGCGAGCAGCTGCTCGAGGCCTTGACCACGCCCTTCGCGATCCTGGCGCTCGATGAAGAACGCCGCTCAGCGGTGCTGAAGATCGCCACGCAATTGAATTTCGACAAGTACTGTTTGCCTGCGCTGGAGGCGCTGGAGCCGCACGCCCCGTGGCAGCGCGAGGTGCTGCGTGCGCGCGTTCGGTGCTATCGCGCCGCGGGACACCCGCGGGTGGAGCAGGCTGAGGAAGATTGGGGGGCGTTCTTGGCGGGTGAACCAGCGGCTTTTGGGCGTGGGCTGGAGGCGGCCGCACCGGAAGCCGCAGCTGGCGTAGAAGCTTCAACCAGCACCAAGAGAACTGGTGCACAGTGAACAAGGGGCATGGCGCCCAGCCATGCCCCTTGCACGCAATGCCGCGACGGCTTATTGCATACCGCCGTTGGCGCTATCCCAACTAAAGGTCTTCGTTCCGCCGGTCGACTTGGCCGTTCCGGTGAAGGACCCGGTAGCGGCGGTCATACTCACCGTCACCGTGTCAGAGACGGAGACGCCGGGCAGCAACGACATGGTGCCCGGGCCGGTCTTGGAGTCGGTCTTGTAAACCTGGAAGGTGGCGTAGTACGCCTCCTCGCCCGTGGCCGC contains these protein-coding regions:
- a CDS encoding prepilin-type N-terminal cleavage/methylation domain-containing protein, producing the protein MTSLKESKGFTLIELLVVVAIIGILAAIAIPQFTAYRQRGFDARANSDLRNAATGEEAYYATFQVYKTDSKTGPGTMSLLPGVSVSDTVTVSMTAATGSFTGTAKSTGGTKTFSWDSANGGMQ